From the genome of Candidatus Hydrogenedentota bacterium, one region includes:
- a CDS encoding metallophosphoesterase — protein MMSGRTMLQWLATAVVLISSAAGAHGLEACRFVQLCDTQLGMGGYEADVIRFGLAVEAINALDVDWVVVCGDLVNDGNDDTAVADFKRVAAGFSMPVYLAPGNHDVGNEPNAGSLERYRKLQGKDYYAAMEHGYKLVIANTQLWKYPVPVESEKHDAWFTEELLKSARSETPTLIVSHYPPFVSTPDEADDYYNLPPEKRKEILARVKGAGVRAWLAGHVHKNIVLDHEGVPVVASATTSKNFDGAPFGFRVWEANEDGALSHRFVALEIPAGLIPEAPSVKN, from the coding sequence ATGATGTCAGGTCGCACGATGCTGCAATGGCTGGCCACCGCCGTGGTCCTGATCTCGAGCGCGGCCGGCGCCCACGGGCTGGAAGCCTGCCGCTTTGTCCAGCTCTGCGACACCCAGTTGGGCATGGGCGGCTATGAGGCGGACGTAATCCGCTTCGGGTTGGCGGTGGAGGCGATCAACGCGCTCGATGTGGACTGGGTTGTCGTATGCGGCGATCTCGTCAACGACGGGAACGATGATACCGCGGTTGCGGACTTCAAGCGCGTTGCCGCCGGCTTTTCCATGCCGGTGTATCTCGCGCCTGGAAACCACGATGTGGGGAATGAGCCCAACGCCGGGAGCCTGGAACGCTATCGAAAGCTTCAAGGTAAAGATTACTACGCCGCGATGGAACACGGCTACAAGTTGGTGATCGCCAATACCCAGCTTTGGAAATACCCCGTGCCCGTTGAATCCGAGAAGCACGACGCGTGGTTTACCGAAGAGCTTCTCAAGTCCGCCCGGAGTGAAACGCCCACGCTTATCGTGAGCCACTACCCACCGTTCGTGTCCACACCCGACGAAGCCGACGACTACTACAACCTCCCGCCGGAAAAACGCAAGGAAATCCTGGCGCGGGTAAAAGGCGCTGGTGTGAGGGCCTGGCTTGCCGGTCACGTCCACAAAAACATCGTGCTCGACCACGAAGGCGTTCCCGTGGTGGCCTCCGCGACCACGAGCAAGAATTTTGACGGCGCCCCCTTCGGTTTCAGAGTATGGGAAGCGAACGAAGACGGTGCCCTGAGCCATCGCTTTGTGGCGCTGGAGATCCCCGCTGGATTGATTCCCGAAGCGCCCTCGGTGAAAAACTGA
- a CDS encoding sulfatase-like hydrolase/transferase, producing MLFPLYLAFLGVSAGIVGVFGKRIAAQGGFVPDFDAGLAVAAMVACGYVVLQCAYAGLIQLIKPHRGRGPHLTECLSLSAAVVLLPYLLNVPIPWPHPKLEELAPLIFLAAFAGIHGFFKLATLFAATQAPPATPVRAVPYGIIIFLALLGAQMGFSQWHASLQGLRLGELSTPKPMRIGDTYASVRALSEGIHYPLTVLPGENEHLTFHWTNTASSEPPIESMHVTCTFLDETSGKPLGNLEESLTVSPDGWLEMRIPAESVPEGATSFSLAWSLTEEPAWVRRTGIRPAQRSGREMLLSGPYVHHTPAAFERPNLVVILVEGLGADHMGLYGYERETAPQFTNLAKRSTLWENAFTPCPDTYSATVSLFTGLSPLLHGNTGGSNLPLPEDTPYLPALMSEAGYATVAFTEGEGPDGEDLVYESGLARGFEHFNPAFPQVPLTTTAPGPLVPKGARDTLQLAAEWIREHRELERYLVFIRLRELRKPFALNRYAAPPWEGQGRGIDVYDTAVLDVDKQIGIFVERLKEMGSLEDTCLLITSPYGLDFSEPERAAWRRGGAGRARLTEESARVPLLLSMPEGVGRTRRGLVSLEDVGPTLAALAGVTFGKSGNRPSLLEQTPAGNPVTVFGDPVALSARTQEWRLNWNSGLRASDLVPVAGSQILGLYSLAEYREKKWAVDMRAREPELARQLAAQLEAHADTLKNQRKAEP from the coding sequence ATGCTTTTCCCCCTCTACCTCGCCTTTCTTGGCGTCTCCGCCGGCATCGTGGGCGTCTTCGGAAAACGGATCGCCGCCCAGGGCGGATTTGTTCCCGATTTTGACGCCGGCCTCGCGGTGGCGGCGATGGTGGCCTGCGGCTACGTGGTCCTCCAGTGCGCCTACGCCGGCCTTATCCAATTGATTAAGCCCCATCGCGGTCGGGGCCCCCATCTGACCGAATGTCTCTCTCTCAGCGCCGCTGTCGTGCTGTTGCCCTATCTCCTGAACGTTCCCATCCCCTGGCCCCATCCAAAACTCGAAGAACTGGCGCCCCTTATTTTCCTCGCGGCCTTCGCCGGAATCCACGGTTTTTTCAAGCTCGCCACGCTCTTTGCCGCCACCCAGGCGCCGCCCGCCACCCCGGTGCGCGCCGTGCCCTATGGCATCATAATTTTTCTGGCCCTCCTCGGGGCTCAGATGGGCTTCAGCCAATGGCACGCCTCTCTTCAGGGCCTCCGACTGGGTGAACTCTCCACACCCAAACCGATGCGGATCGGCGACACCTACGCTTCGGTCCGCGCGTTGTCCGAGGGAATCCACTACCCGCTCACGGTGCTGCCCGGTGAAAATGAACACTTGACCTTCCACTGGACGAATACGGCCTCCTCGGAACCGCCCATCGAGTCCATGCATGTGACCTGCACCTTCCTCGATGAGACGTCCGGCAAGCCGCTGGGCAACCTGGAAGAGTCGCTGACCGTGTCGCCGGACGGCTGGCTGGAGATGCGCATCCCCGCCGAATCCGTACCCGAGGGCGCTACGTCCTTCAGCCTCGCGTGGTCCCTGACGGAGGAACCCGCCTGGGTACGACGAACCGGTATTCGCCCCGCACAGCGCTCCGGTCGGGAAATGCTCCTCTCGGGGCCCTACGTGCACCACACCCCCGCCGCCTTCGAGCGCCCCAACCTCGTGGTCATCCTGGTGGAGGGTTTGGGCGCCGATCACATGGGCCTCTATGGCTATGAGCGGGAAACCGCGCCCCAGTTCACGAACCTGGCCAAACGCAGCACCCTGTGGGAGAACGCCTTCACCCCCTGTCCCGATACGTACAGTGCGACCGTGAGCCTTTTCACGGGCCTGTCCCCCCTGCTCCATGGCAACACGGGCGGGAGCAACCTGCCGCTCCCGGAGGATACCCCCTACCTCCCCGCACTCATGTCGGAAGCGGGCTACGCCACCGTGGCCTTTACCGAAGGCGAAGGACCGGACGGGGAGGATCTCGTCTACGAGAGCGGACTGGCAAGAGGCTTTGAGCATTTCAACCCCGCTTTCCCCCAGGTTCCACTCACGACAACCGCCCCCGGCCCGCTGGTACCCAAAGGTGCCCGTGATACGCTGCAATTGGCGGCGGAGTGGATCCGGGAGCATCGCGAACTGGAACGCTACCTCGTATTCATTCGGTTGCGGGAGCTTCGCAAGCCCTTCGCGCTCAATCGCTACGCGGCTCCCCCCTGGGAAGGCCAAGGGCGGGGCATCGATGTCTACGACACGGCGGTGCTCGATGTGGACAAGCAGATCGGAATCTTTGTGGAACGGCTCAAGGAAATGGGCAGCCTGGAAGACACCTGCCTGCTCATCACCTCGCCCTATGGCCTCGATTTCTCCGAACCCGAGCGCGCGGCCTGGCGGCGGGGCGGCGCCGGCAGAGCGCGTCTGACCGAGGAGTCCGCCCGGGTGCCGCTCCTCCTTTCCATGCCCGAAGGGGTGGGGCGTACGCGGCGCGGCCTCGTCTCGCTGGAAGACGTTGGCCCCACGCTGGCCGCGCTGGCGGGCGTGACCTTTGGGAAGTCGGGAAACAGACCCAGCCTGCTGGAGCAGACTCCCGCTGGAAACCCAGTCACCGTATTTGGCGACCCCGTGGCGCTCTCGGCACGTACCCAGGAATGGCGGTTGAATTGGAACTCCGGCCTGCGCGCATCCGACCTGGTCCCCGTTGCGGGCAGCCAGATCCTGGGGTTGTACAGCCTCGCCGAGTATCGCGAGAAAAAGTGGGCGGTGGACATGCGCGCCCGCGAACCCGAACTCGCCCGGCAGTTGGCGGCGCAACTCGAGGCCCACGCGGACACCTTGAAAAATCAGCGAAAGGCGGAACCATGA